A section of the Carassius carassius chromosome 17, fCarCar2.1, whole genome shotgun sequence genome encodes:
- the LOC132161489 gene encoding cytochrome P450 27C1: MSLQSNILHLARKSLLQDSCKQFLLQTHGLHKSVAKGSLEIAAHSQEDLKEENMVRPVAEEQTVARVKTLHEMPGPSTMSNLIEFFYRDGFSRIHEIQLEHSQKYGKIFKSRFGPQLVVSIADRDMVAHVLRTEGETPQRGNMESWKEYRDLRGRSTGLISAEGDEWLKMRSVLRQLVMRPRDVAVFSPDVNAVVADLVERVKTLRSQQDDRQTVLNINDLFFKYAMEGVATILYETRLGCLENEIPKMSQEYIAALHLMFSSFKTTMYAGAIPKWLRPIIPKPWEEFCSSWDGLFKFSQIHVDKRLSEIKKKMKKGEEIKGGLLTHMLVTREMNLEEIYANMTEMLLAGVDTTSFTLSWSTYLLARHPIIQKDIFEEVDRVLGGRVPTGEDVAHLPLIRGLVKETLRLFPVLPGNGRVTQEDLIVGGYFIPKGTQLALCHYSTSMDEEKFPRPGEFRPDRWIRKDASDRVDNFGSIPFGYGIRSCIGRRIAELEMHLALTQLLQKFHIEVSPQTADVHAKTHGLLCPGSPINLRFVDRK, translated from the exons ATGTCTCTTCAAAGCAATATTCTGCACCTGGCCCGCAAGAGTCTGCTGCAGGATTCATGCAAGCAGTTTCTCCTCCAAACCCACGGGCTGCACAAGTCCGTGGCGAAGGGCTCCCTGGAGATCGCGGCGCACAGTCAGGAGGATCTGAAGGAGGAGAACATGGTACGCCCCGTCGCTGAGGAGCAGACGGTAGCGAGAGTGAAGACCCTCCATGAGATGCCCGGACCCAGCACCATGTCGAACCTCATTGAGTTCTTCTACCGGGATGGGTTCAGCCGCATCCACGAGATCCAG ttGGAGCATTCTCAGAAGTATGGGAAGATCTTCAAATCTCGATTTGGACCTCAGCTGGTGGTGTCCATTGCTGACAGAGACATGGTGGCACATGTTCTCAGGACTGAAGGTGAGACTCCTCAGAGGGGTAACATGGAGTCCTGGAAGGAGTACAGAGATTTGAGAGGAAGATCTACTGGACTCATCTCAGC TGAGGGTGATGAATGGCTGAAGATGCGCAGTGTTCTGCGGCAGCTGGTTATGCGGCCCAGAGATGTGGCTGTTTTCTCCCCTGACGTCAACGCTGTGGTGGCCGACCTGGTGGAGAGAGTGAAGACACTGCGTAGCCAGCAGGACGACAGACAGACTGTCCTTAACATCAATGACCTGttcttcaaatatgccatggaaG GTGTTGCAACCATTTTGTATGAAACCCGCCTGGGCTGCTTGGAAAATGAAATTCCCAAGATGAGTCAGGAGTACATTGCTGCACTGCACCTCATGTTCAGCTCTTTCAAGACCACCATGTACGCCGGGGCCATTCCCAAATGGCTGCGCCCCATCATTCCCAAACCTTGGGAGGAATTCTGCAGCTCATGGGACGGCCTCTTCAAATTCA GCCAGATCCACGTGGACAAGAGACTTTCAGAGATCAAAAAGAAGATGAAGAAAGGTGAAGAGATTAAAGGAGGGTTGCTGACTCACATGCTGGTCACCAGAGAGATGAATCTGGAAGAGATCTACGCAAACATGACAGAAATGCTTCTGGCTGGTGTGGATACG ACCTCTTTCACACTGTCATGGAGCACATACCTTTTAGCAAGACATCCCATAATACAGAAGGACATTTTTGAGGAAGTCGACCGAGTGCTGGGTGGGCGTGTCCCAACCGGAGAGGATGTTGCTCATTTGCCCCTTATTAGAGGGCTTGTTAAAGAGACTCTCAG GCTTTTCCCTGTTTTGCCTGGAAATGGACGCGTTACACAGGAGGATCTGATTGTTGGAGGTTATTTCATCCCTAAAGGG ACTCAATTGGCTCTGTGCCATTACTCCACCTCTATGGATGAAGAGAAATTCCCTCGTCCCGGAGAGTTCCGTCCAGATCGTTGGATTCGCAAGGATGCCTCTGACCGTGTCGATAACTTTGGCTCCATCCCGTTTGGCTACGGCATCCGCAGCTGCATCGGGAGGAGAATAGCCGAGCTGGAGATGCATCTGGCTCTTACACAG CTCCTGCAGAAGTTCCACATTGAGGTGTCTCCCCAGACTGCTGATGTGCATGCTAAGACTCATGGCCTGCTCTGTCCGGGATCACCTATCAACCTTAGATTTGTGGACCGAAAGTAA